In Ascaphus truei isolate aAscTru1 chromosome 12, aAscTru1.hap1, whole genome shotgun sequence, the following are encoded in one genomic region:
- the BDNF gene encoding neurotrophic factor BDNF precursor form isoform X1 has protein sequence MFHQVRRVMTSLFLTMVISYFSCMKAAPMKEASVRGQSGLAYPGLRTHGTLESIGGPMSSSRGGGLPSLTDTFEHVIEELLEEEQNIRQSEEKKDSDLYSSRVMLSSQVPLEPPLLFLLEEYKNYLDAANMSMRVRRHSDPARRGELSVCDSISEWVTAADKKTAVDMSGQTVTVLEKVPVPKGQLKQYFYETKCNPMGYMKEGCRGIDKRYWNSQCRTTQSYVRALTMDSKKKVGWRFIRIDTSCVCTLTIKRGR, from the coding sequence TTCCATCAGGTGAGAAGAGTGATGACCAGCCTTTTCCTTACTATGGTTATTTCATACTTCAGTTGCATGAAAGCTGCCCCCATGAAAGAAGCCAGTGTCAGAGGACAAAGTGGCTTGGCTTACCCAGGTCTTCGGACCCATGGTACTTTGGAGAGCATAGGTGGGCCCATGAGCAGTTCAAGAGGAGGAGGACTTCCATCACTGACGGACACCTTTGAACATGTCATAGAGGAGCTCCTGGAAGAGGAACAAAACATAAGGCAGAGCGAGGAAAAAAAGGACTCAGACTTGTATTCATCTAGAGTGATGCTGAGCAGTCAAGTGCCTTTGGAGCCACCCCtgcttttccttcttgaggagtaCAAAAACTACTTGGATGCTGCAAACATGTCCATGAGGGTCCGACGCCACTCAGACCCTGCCCGTCGTGGTGAGCTGAGTGTCTGTGACAGTATTAGCGAGTGGGTGACGGCAGCGGACAAGAAAACCGCAGTGGACATGTCGGGGCAAACAGTTACTGTCCTTGAAAAAGTCCCAGTACCCAAAGGCCAACTGAAGCAATATTTCTATGAGACCAAATGCAACCCTATGGGGTACATGAAAGAAGGATGCAGGGGCATAGACAAGAGGTACTGGAACTCGCAGTGCCGAACTACCCAGTCTTATGTGCGGGCTCTCACCATGGATAGCAAAAAAAAAGTTGGCTGGCGCTTTATAAGAATAGACACTTCTTGTGTATGTACACTGACCATTAAAAGGGGAAGATAG
- the BDNF gene encoding neurotrophic factor BDNF precursor form isoform X2 gives MTSLFLTMVISYFSCMKAAPMKEASVRGQSGLAYPGLRTHGTLESIGGPMSSSRGGGLPSLTDTFEHVIEELLEEEQNIRQSEEKKDSDLYSSRVMLSSQVPLEPPLLFLLEEYKNYLDAANMSMRVRRHSDPARRGELSVCDSISEWVTAADKKTAVDMSGQTVTVLEKVPVPKGQLKQYFYETKCNPMGYMKEGCRGIDKRYWNSQCRTTQSYVRALTMDSKKKVGWRFIRIDTSCVCTLTIKRGR, from the coding sequence ATGACCAGCCTTTTCCTTACTATGGTTATTTCATACTTCAGTTGCATGAAAGCTGCCCCCATGAAAGAAGCCAGTGTCAGAGGACAAAGTGGCTTGGCTTACCCAGGTCTTCGGACCCATGGTACTTTGGAGAGCATAGGTGGGCCCATGAGCAGTTCAAGAGGAGGAGGACTTCCATCACTGACGGACACCTTTGAACATGTCATAGAGGAGCTCCTGGAAGAGGAACAAAACATAAGGCAGAGCGAGGAAAAAAAGGACTCAGACTTGTATTCATCTAGAGTGATGCTGAGCAGTCAAGTGCCTTTGGAGCCACCCCtgcttttccttcttgaggagtaCAAAAACTACTTGGATGCTGCAAACATGTCCATGAGGGTCCGACGCCACTCAGACCCTGCCCGTCGTGGTGAGCTGAGTGTCTGTGACAGTATTAGCGAGTGGGTGACGGCAGCGGACAAGAAAACCGCAGTGGACATGTCGGGGCAAACAGTTACTGTCCTTGAAAAAGTCCCAGTACCCAAAGGCCAACTGAAGCAATATTTCTATGAGACCAAATGCAACCCTATGGGGTACATGAAAGAAGGATGCAGGGGCATAGACAAGAGGTACTGGAACTCGCAGTGCCGAACTACCCAGTCTTATGTGCGGGCTCTCACCATGGATAGCAAAAAAAAAGTTGGCTGGCGCTTTATAAGAATAGACACTTCTTGTGTATGTACACTGACCATTAAAAGGGGAAGATAG